The window TGGTCCATGTGCAAAACGCCGGCAACCGCATATGCCCGGAATGCCGGGCTCATTCTCGTGAATTTCGGGTCTACGGCGGCCTCAAGCGTTTCAGCCGACATGTCGGTGCAGATATACGTGCCTGCGTCCTCTTCAAGCCCGGCGGCATGGACGCTGACACGCCGCAGCATGCAGGCCGCACAAGCACCGCACTGACGACGCGTACCGCCTATAGAGGCCCATTGATTGTTGCGCCAGCACGATCTGGTCTTCTTCCACTCTTCGTCTTTGTCGATAGCGGCAAATGCGGCGAGACTTTGCCCCTTGGTGCTCCATAGCTGCGGAAAATCGTACTGAATGTCTTTCTTCAGCAGCACCTTCAGGAAACGCTGCATTTTGCTCGTGAACAGCGGGTGATTCCGGTAATCGGGATAGCCATGGCTGACAGCCACGAGGACCGGGCCAAAAATGCCCTGGCCGCTTTCAGGCAGAAGGACTTTTCCCGCGTTCGTGAGATAGGCGGCAATGCCGCTTATCATCGCGAACTTGAAACCACGGCTTCGCGCGCTCGTTTCACGGTTAGGCATATCGCATGAGACATCATAGGGGACAGCAGTGAACGGCTGCCCCTTGCTCTTGCGAGTAGGCTTCTTTTTGCTAACCCGTACCAGGACGAGTTTTCCGTCAAGGTCGCGTTCCATCAGGCCGGCGACGGCAAGGGAATCCATGCCGTCGCTAAAAGCTAGTACGGCTTCCGTTGGCATGGACAGGTTCAGATAGTCCAGGGGCGGCGCAGGGGCGCGGCTGTGGCGTTTGACGAAGCTTATCGACCAGTAATCGCCCGTCAGAAAGCCGATAGCGTCATGCAGTGACGATATGATGCCCGGCGCGTTCCAGCGGTCCGGATCATGAACGGGGATGCGCACCGATAATTGGCGCGGCCAGCCCCGTGGCGGTCGTTTGACAATCCTGTCTGCATATTCGATGGCGGCGGCAACCACCATGGCGTCAAATATGACTTCTTCCCAGCGCGCAAAGGCGTAGGACTCGAGCGCAGCCGTAGAAAAGCTGAAGTCGCGGCCGAACTCGAAGGACTCTTTGTCTTTGCGCGGTCGGCGGCCTTTCTCGACAACATCGATGGCTTTGTCCGGAATCCGCTGATGTTGGGGGAGCTCATTCATCGCAGGGCCGGCCCTTCATCAATCCCGGTATGCTTGGGGAGAGGGGCAGCGCTCTTTGCCGGTTTGTCGGAAGACATGACTTCGGATGCAAGAGCGCCGAAGTCACATTGGCTGCGTGCAGCGTCCAGCCGGTCGCGCACGAAGCGTGCGCTGCGGTCGCTTCCCTCACGCTGATAAACCTCTTCGACGCTGCGAAAGGCGTTGCGCGTATATTCATCAAAGGCATTTTGCAATGCCGTGCCGCATGCTTTATCGCCGGTCAGGCCGTCGGTGACGGCCTCGATGGCGCAGTTGACAAAGGCATTACCCAGTGCGGAGCCACGGCAGTTATTCCGGGCCTCTTCAAGCTGAACAATCCGGTCTTCCTGAAAGAGCTTTCCCTGGCGT is drawn from Pseudomonadota bacterium and contains these coding sequences:
- a CDS encoding 7-cyano-7-deazaguanine synthase, with translation MNELPQHQRIPDKAIDVVEKGRRPRKDKESFEFGRDFSFSTAALESYAFARWEEVIFDAMVVAAAIEYADRIVKRPPRGWPRQLSVRIPVHDPDRWNAPGIISSLHDAIGFLTGDYWSISFVKRHSRAPAPPLDYLNLSMPTEAVLAFSDGMDSLAVAGLMERDLDGKLVLVRVSKKKPTRKSKGQPFTAVPYDVSCDMPNRETSARSRGFKFAMISGIAAYLTNAGKVLLPESGQGIFGPVLVAVSHGYPDYRNHPLFTSKMQRFLKVLLKKDIQYDFPQLWSTKGQSLAAFAAIDKDEEWKKTRSCWRNNQWASIGGTRRQCGACAACMLRRVSVHAAGLEEDAGTYICTDMSAETLEAAVDPKFTRMSPAFRAYAVAGVLHMDHFADLAEEDGKPIIRRHAKLVAPAIGRSVEDTERQLAGLVSRHREEWKSFMSSLGARSFIRQWSRIEK